The Helianthus annuus cultivar XRQ/B chromosome 16, HanXRQr2.0-SUNRISE, whole genome shotgun sequence genome includes a window with the following:
- the LOC110915417 gene encoding protein DETOXIFICATION 40 isoform X1: protein MAIDPISTQDGELTQPLVVPPPGEPVSSDLEKVLSDTSLTSFGRLKKAIPMELYSLFRLAAPVIIVYVLNNVTSMSTQIFCGHLGNLELAAASLGNNGVQLFAFGVMLGMGSAVETLCGQAYGAHQYEMLGVYLQRSTILLMATAIPLMFLYIFSKTLLILIGQSQEIAVAASLFIYGLIPQIFAYAANFPIQKFLQAQSVVNPSAYIATVMLVVHVVLTWLALYVWGWGLLGGSLVLSFSWWVIVGAQFLYIVKSDRFKETWTGFSIQAFSGLWDFFKLSISSAVMLCLEVWYFQVLILITGLLKNPEIALDSMAVCSTILGWVMMISMGFNAAVRKLYLTYSVRVSNELGAGHPKSAAFAVAVVTLSSFVICLICVVIILALRHVISYAFTDGETVANAVSELTPLLAISILLNGIQPVLSGVAVGCGWQAFVAYVNIGCYYVVGVPLGSLLAFKFDLGAKGIWSGMIGGVTMQTLILLWVTFRTDWNVEVEKARNRVNKWKHKKDEHFIN, encoded by the exons ATGGCAATAGATCCAATCTCCACCCAAGATGGTGAGTTGACACAACCACTGGTGGTGCCACCCCCGGGTGAACCGGTGAGCTCGGACCTGGAGAAGGTACTATCTGACACGAGCTTAACATCGTTTGGGCGACTCAAGAAAGCTATCCCCATGGAACTGTATAGTTTGTTCCGCCTAGCGGCTCCAGTGATCATAGTGTACGTGTTGAACAACGTGACATCTATGTCGACCCAAATATTCTGCGGCCACCTCGGTAATCTTGAACTGGCCGCAGCGTCCCTCGGCAACAATGGTGTCCAACTCTTCGCCTTTGGTGTTATG CTTGGGATGGGAAGTGCAGTGGAGACACTATGTGGGCAAGCATATGGAGCCCATCAATATGAAATGCTTGGTGTTTATCTCCAAAGATCAACCATCCTTTTAATGGCTACCGCCATCCCTCTTATGTTCCTCTACATTTTCTCAAAAACACTTTTGATTTTGATCGGCCAATCTCAAGAGATCGCGGTGGCTGCTTCTCTCTTCATCTACGGCCTCATCCCACAAATCTTCGCCTACGCGGCCAACTTCCCAATACAAAAGTTCCTTCAAGCTCAAAGCGTTGTGAACCCGAGCGCCTACATTGCTACCGTGATGCTAGTGGTCCATGTTGTGTTAACATGGCTCGCGTTGTACGTATGGGGATGGGGCTTATTGGGTGGCTCACTTGTGTTGAGTTTTTCATGGTGGGTAATTGTGGGAGCACAGTTTTTGTATATTGTGAAGAGTGACCGGTTTAAGGAGACATGGACCGGGTTCAGCATTCAGGCGTTTTCGGGGCTTTGGGATTTCTTTAAGTTATCGATTTCATCTGCTGTTATGTTGTGTTTGGAGGTGTGGTACTTTCAAGTATTGATCTTGATCACAGGTCTACTCAAGAATCCTGAAATAGCATTGGATTCAATGGCTGTGTGCTCTACGATACTTGGATGGGTTATGATGATTTCAATGGGGTTTAATGCTGCCGTGAG AAAATTATATTTAACGTACAGTGTGAGAGTTAGTAACGAGCTAGGTGCTGGACATCCAAAATCAGCCGCATTTGCTGTAGCAGTTGTGACTCTCAGCTCGTTCGTGATTTGTTTGATATGTGTTGTTATTATTTTAGCTCTACGGCACGTCATAAGTTATGCTTTTACCGACGGTGAGACTGTCGCAAATGCAGTTTCAGAACTTACACCTCTGCTTGCAATTTCCATCCTCCTTAATGGCATCCAACCTGTCCTTTCAG GCGTTGCTGTTGGATGTGGATGGCAAGCATTTGTTGCTTATGTGAACATTGGATGTTATTATGTGGTTGGGGTGCCACTTGGTTCTTTGTTGGCCTTCAAGTTTGACCTTGGTGCTAAG
- the LOC110915417 gene encoding protein DETOXIFICATION 40 isoform X2 translates to MAIDPISTQDGELTQPLVVPPPGEPVSSDLEKVLSDTSLTSFGRLKKAIPMELYSLFRLAAPVIIVYVLNNVTSMSTQIFCGHLGNLELAAASLGNNGVQLFAFGVMLGMGSAVETLCGQAYGAHQYEMLGVYLQRSTILLMATAIPLMFLYIFSKTLLILIGQSQEIAVAASLFIYGLIPQIFAYAANFPIQKFLQAQSVVNPSAYIATVMLVVHVVLTWLALYVWGWGLLGGSLVLSFSWWVIVGAQFLYIVKSDRFKETWTGFSIQAFSGLWDFFKLSISSAVMLCLEVWYFQVLILITGLLKNPEIALDSMAVCSTILGWVMMISMGFNAAVSVRVSNELGAGHPKSAAFAVAVVTLSSFVICLICVVIILALRHVISYAFTDGETVANAVSELTPLLAISILLNGIQPVLSGVAVGCGWQAFVAYVNIGCYYVVGVPLGSLLAFKFDLGAKGIWSGMIGGVTMQTLILLWVTFRTDWNVEVEKARNRVNKWKHKKDEHFIN, encoded by the exons ATGGCAATAGATCCAATCTCCACCCAAGATGGTGAGTTGACACAACCACTGGTGGTGCCACCCCCGGGTGAACCGGTGAGCTCGGACCTGGAGAAGGTACTATCTGACACGAGCTTAACATCGTTTGGGCGACTCAAGAAAGCTATCCCCATGGAACTGTATAGTTTGTTCCGCCTAGCGGCTCCAGTGATCATAGTGTACGTGTTGAACAACGTGACATCTATGTCGACCCAAATATTCTGCGGCCACCTCGGTAATCTTGAACTGGCCGCAGCGTCCCTCGGCAACAATGGTGTCCAACTCTTCGCCTTTGGTGTTATG CTTGGGATGGGAAGTGCAGTGGAGACACTATGTGGGCAAGCATATGGAGCCCATCAATATGAAATGCTTGGTGTTTATCTCCAAAGATCAACCATCCTTTTAATGGCTACCGCCATCCCTCTTATGTTCCTCTACATTTTCTCAAAAACACTTTTGATTTTGATCGGCCAATCTCAAGAGATCGCGGTGGCTGCTTCTCTCTTCATCTACGGCCTCATCCCACAAATCTTCGCCTACGCGGCCAACTTCCCAATACAAAAGTTCCTTCAAGCTCAAAGCGTTGTGAACCCGAGCGCCTACATTGCTACCGTGATGCTAGTGGTCCATGTTGTGTTAACATGGCTCGCGTTGTACGTATGGGGATGGGGCTTATTGGGTGGCTCACTTGTGTTGAGTTTTTCATGGTGGGTAATTGTGGGAGCACAGTTTTTGTATATTGTGAAGAGTGACCGGTTTAAGGAGACATGGACCGGGTTCAGCATTCAGGCGTTTTCGGGGCTTTGGGATTTCTTTAAGTTATCGATTTCATCTGCTGTTATGTTGTGTTTGGAGGTGTGGTACTTTCAAGTATTGATCTTGATCACAGGTCTACTCAAGAATCCTGAAATAGCATTGGATTCAATGGCTGTGTGCTCTACGATACTTGGATGGGTTATGATGATTTCAATGGGGTTTAATGCTGCCGTGAG TGTGAGAGTTAGTAACGAGCTAGGTGCTGGACATCCAAAATCAGCCGCATTTGCTGTAGCAGTTGTGACTCTCAGCTCGTTCGTGATTTGTTTGATATGTGTTGTTATTATTTTAGCTCTACGGCACGTCATAAGTTATGCTTTTACCGACGGTGAGACTGTCGCAAATGCAGTTTCAGAACTTACACCTCTGCTTGCAATTTCCATCCTCCTTAATGGCATCCAACCTGTCCTTTCAG GCGTTGCTGTTGGATGTGGATGGCAAGCATTTGTTGCTTATGTGAACATTGGATGTTATTATGTGGTTGGGGTGCCACTTGGTTCTTTGTTGGCCTTCAAGTTTGACCTTGGTGCTAAG